A stretch of Longibacter salinarum DNA encodes these proteins:
- a CDS encoding nucleotide exchange factor GrpE encodes MSTPESTEINESAENESADAAQTPSEEASSEQPEASGEAGDLSVEATERIEELQQELSSVQNELDEVNEKYLRKAAEFENFRRRMDRETTRRYSAGQVDVVKAMLGVLDDMGRSMDASEELAEKQDAEAAYDSLRNGVEMVHRKFVDELQSLGVERIDAEGEPFDESLHEAMMQQPAPEGVEPGTVLTEVQPGYRMGDRVIRHSRVIVAS; translated from the coding sequence GTGAGTACACCTGAATCGACAGAAATAAATGAATCGGCGGAAAACGAATCCGCCGACGCGGCACAAACGCCTTCCGAGGAGGCGTCGAGCGAGCAGCCGGAAGCCTCCGGTGAAGCTGGTGACCTGAGCGTAGAGGCCACAGAGCGGATCGAAGAGCTCCAGCAGGAGCTTTCCTCCGTGCAGAACGAACTGGACGAGGTCAACGAGAAGTATTTGCGGAAAGCCGCCGAGTTCGAGAATTTTCGTCGCCGCATGGACCGGGAGACCACGCGCCGCTACAGTGCGGGGCAGGTTGATGTCGTGAAGGCCATGCTGGGCGTTCTCGACGATATGGGACGATCGATGGATGCGTCCGAGGAACTGGCGGAGAAGCAGGATGCAGAAGCCGCCTATGATTCGCTCCGCAACGGTGTCGAGATGGTCCACCGCAAGTTTGTCGACGAGCTCCAGAGTCTTGGCGTCGAACGCATCGATGCCGAAGGGGAGCCGTTTGATGAGTCCCTGCACGAAGCCATGATGCAGCAGCCGGCCCCTGAAGGCGTCGAGCCGGGTACGGTGCTGACTGAGGTGCAGCCGGGCTATCGGATGGGCGACCGCGTCATTCGCCACAGCCGCGTTATTGTCGCTTCGTAA